TTACCGCTTGAAACCGTTCATCAGCTTTATGCCGGCTTAGGTTTAGCAGGCGTAAACCTACCAAGCTTGTACGACAAGATTATGGAATGGGAGCATCCATTTAAACAAATGTTCCTCACCACTGACTTACATACAGCCTGTATTGGCGCCCATGAAGGGAGTGATGGTGCGGTGATCATCACAGGCACTGGCTCTTGTGGGTTTTCTTGTGTAAATGGTCGCACAACTAACTTTGGTGGTCATGGCTTCGCTCTAGGAGATAAAGGCAGTGGTGCCTGGATGGGTCTTGAAGCAATAAAAGCGACCTTGTTAGACCTTGATGGTCTAGGCGAATCAACAAATCTGACTAACGTGATCACCGAGCATTTTGCAGCTGACAATGCAATGGCGATTGTTGAGAAAATGTCTGGTCAGCCTTCGAGTAGTTTTGCCAAATTAGCCCGCTATGTATTTGAAGCAGCCAATCACAATGACAAAGTTGCGGTTTCGATTGTTAAAGAGGGAGCTGATTACGTTAGCAAATTAGCGCAGCGCTTATTAGAGAATAACCCGCCACGTTTATCTATGATTGGCGGTTTAGCCGAGCCATTAAATAAGTGGCTTGCAGAAGATATTGCGAAACGCGTTGAATCTCCTATTCAACCACCGGAAATGGGCGCTGTGTATTTTGCTCAGCAATCCGTGCTTGAACAAAACCAAGAGGTAAGTTTGTAATGACGATTTATCATGCAAGTAAATTGTTTACCGGTGACGAATTTTTATCTGACGTATACTTTAGCGTCGA
Above is a window of Pseudoalteromonas shioyasakiensis DNA encoding:
- the nagK gene encoding N-acetylglucosamine kinase, producing MMAKSVNEDQLFIGIDGGGTKCRATIYSVKQGVLGTGLGGPANPLHGLERTLESIMVSTQLALRDAGLPLETVHQLYAGLGLAGVNLPSLYDKIMEWEHPFKQMFLTTDLHTACIGAHEGSDGAVIITGTGSCGFSCVNGRTTNFGGHGFALGDKGSGAWMGLEAIKATLLDLDGLGESTNLTNVITEHFAADNAMAIVEKMSGQPSSSFAKLARYVFEAANHNDKVAVSIVKEGADYVSKLAQRLLENNPPRLSMIGGLAEPLNKWLAEDIAKRVESPIQPPEMGAVYFAQQSVLEQNQEVSL